One window from the genome of Leucoraja erinacea ecotype New England chromosome 16, Leri_hhj_1, whole genome shotgun sequence encodes:
- the LOC129704798 gene encoding actin-related protein 2/3 complex subunit 4 isoform X1 yields the protein MYKISYMHNAHPHSHTNMATLRPYLNAVRATLQAALCLENFSSQVVERHNKPEVEVRSSKELLLQPLIISRNEKEKVLIEGSINSVRVSIAIKQADEIEKILCHKFMRFMMMRAENFFILRRKAVEGYDISFLITNFHTEQMYKHKLVDFVIHFMEEIDKEVSEMKLSLNARARIVAEEFLKNF from the exons ATGTATAAAATCAGCTACATGCACAATGCGCACCCCCATTCCCATACAAACATG GCGACGCTTCGGCCATACTTGAATGCAGTTCGTGCCACTCTTCAAGCAGCATTATGTCTGGAAAATTTCTCGTCACAGGTTGTGGAGCGTCATAATAAACCAGAAGTGGAAGTGAG GAGCAGTAAAGAGTTGCTACTGCAGCCTTTGATCATCAGCAGAAATGAGAAGGAGAAGGTCCTTATTGAGGGCTCAATAAACTCTGTACGAGTCAGCATCGCAATCAAACAG gcagatgagattgaaAAGATTCTATGCCATAAATTCATGAGATTTATGATGATGCGAGCAGAGAACTTCTTCATCCTGCGGAGAAAAGCTGTTGAG GGCTATGATATCAGCTTCCTGATCACCAACTTCCACACTGAGCAAATGTATAAACACAAGCTGGTTGATTTTGTCATCCACTTCATGGAAGAGATCGATAAGGAAGTCAGTGAAATGAAACTCTCATTAAATGCCAGAGCTCGCATTGTTGCAGAGGAGTTTCTCAAAAAT TTCTGA
- the LOC129704798 gene encoding actin-related protein 2/3 complex subunit 4 isoform X3, whose product MATLRPYLNAVRATLQAALCLENFSSQVVERHNKPEVEVRSSKELLLQPLIISRNEKEKVLIEGSINSVRVSIAIKQADEIEKILCHKFMRFMMMRAENFFILRRKAVEGYDISFLITNFHTEQMYKHKLVDFVIHFMEEIDKEVSEMKLSLNARARIVAEEFLKNF is encoded by the exons ATG GCGACGCTTCGGCCATACTTGAATGCAGTTCGTGCCACTCTTCAAGCAGCATTATGTCTGGAAAATTTCTCGTCACAGGTTGTGGAGCGTCATAATAAACCAGAAGTGGAAGTGAG GAGCAGTAAAGAGTTGCTACTGCAGCCTTTGATCATCAGCAGAAATGAGAAGGAGAAGGTCCTTATTGAGGGCTCAATAAACTCTGTACGAGTCAGCATCGCAATCAAACAG gcagatgagattgaaAAGATTCTATGCCATAAATTCATGAGATTTATGATGATGCGAGCAGAGAACTTCTTCATCCTGCGGAGAAAAGCTGTTGAG GGCTATGATATCAGCTTCCTGATCACCAACTTCCACACTGAGCAAATGTATAAACACAAGCTGGTTGATTTTGTCATCCACTTCATGGAAGAGATCGATAAGGAAGTCAGTGAAATGAAACTCTCATTAAATGCCAGAGCTCGCATTGTTGCAGAGGAGTTTCTCAAAAAT TTCTGA